One genomic segment of Ricinus communis isolate WT05 ecotype wild-type chromosome 5, ASM1957865v1, whole genome shotgun sequence includes these proteins:
- the LOC8267210 gene encoding subtilisin-like protease SBT5.6, producing MKRISIFFLFLLPLLASCVQKKVYIVYFGEHSGDKALHEIEETHVSYLFSVKETEQEARDSLLYSYKNSINGFSALLTPEQASKLSQLEEVKSVIESHPRKYSVQTTRSWEFVGLEEGEEVHHSNSHFDLERELPFRAGYGKRVIVGVMDSGVWPESKSFSDEGMGPIPKSWKGICQAGPGFNSSHCNKKIIGARYYIKAFEQDNGALNVSEDSRSPRDMDGHGTHTASTVAGNRVHDAAAYGGFARGTASGGAPLAHLAIYKACWALPNQEKANGNTCYEADMLAAIDDAIADGVHVLSMSIGTTQPVPYEQDGIAIGAFHAAKKNIVVACAAGNAGPAPSTLSNPAPWIITVGASTLDRAFLGPIVLGNGKTIMGQTVTPDKLDKMYPLVYAADMVAPGVLQNETNQCLPNSLSPDKVKGKIVLCMRGAGMRVGKGMEVKRAGGVGYILGNSPANGNDVSVDAHVLPGTAVTSDQAIEILKYIKSTENPTATIGKAKTVLHYSPAPSMAAFSSRGPNVIDPNILKPDISAPGVNILAAWSGASPPTKLSTDNRTVKFNIDSGTSMACPHVAAAAALLKAIHPTWSSAAIRSAIMTTAWMKNNKGQPITDPSGEPATPFQFGSGQFRPAKAADPGLVYDATYKDYVHYLCNYGLKDIDPKYKCPTELSPAYNLNYPSIAIPRLNGTVTIKRSVRNVGASNSVYFFTAKPPMGFSVKASPSILNFNHVNQKKSFTIRITANPEMAKKHQKDEYAFGWYTWTDSFHYVRSPIAVSLA from the exons ATGAAGAggatttcaattttctttctctttctgcTTCCTCTTTTAGCCTCATGTGTACAGAAAAAG GTTTACATAGTATACTTTGGAGAACACAGTGGAGATAAAGCATTGCATGAAATAGAAGAAACCCATgtctcttatttattttccgTTAAAGAAACTGAACAAGAAGCTAGAGATTCTCTTCTTTACAGCTACAAGAACAGCATCAATGGATTTTCAGCATTGTTAACTCCAGAACAAGCTTCCAAACTGTCAC AATTGGAAGAAGTAAAATCAGTAATTGAAAGCCATCCAAGAAAATATTCAGTGCAAACAACAAGGTCATGGGAATTTGTGGGGTtggaagaaggagaagaagtcCACCACTCCAATAGTCACTTTGACTTGGAAAGAGAGTTACCTTTCAGAGCTGGATATGGCAAACGAGTCATTGTTGGAGTCATGGATAGtg GTGTGTGGCCAGAATCAAAGAGTTTTAGTGATGAAGGGATGGGACCCATTCCCAAATCATGGAAGGGAATCTGCCAAGCTGGGCCTGGATTTAACTCCTCCCATTGTAACAA GAAAATAATTGGAGCTAGATACTACATCAAGGCATTTGAACAAGATAACGGTGCACTAAATGTCTCGGAGGATTCCAGGTCACCACGTGACATGGACGGCCACGGAACTCACACAGCCTCCACAGTTGCCGGAAACCGGGTCCATGATGCAGCAGCTTACGGTGGATTTGCACGAGGAACTGCCTCTGGTGGAGCACCATTGGCCCATCTAGCCATATACAAGGCATGTTGGGCACTTCCTAACCAAGAAAAAGCGAATGGCAACACATGTTATGAGGCAGATATGCTTGCTGCTATAGACGATGCCATAGCCGATGGAGTCCATGTATTGAGCATGTCCATTGGCACTACTCAGCCAGTTCCATATGAACAAGATGGCATTGCCATTGGTGCCTTTCATGCTGCCAAGAAGAATATTGTGGTGGCTTGTGCTGCTGGCAATGCAGGCCCTGCTCCTAGTACCTTGTCTAACCCTGCTCCATGGATTATTACTGTTGGTGCTAGCACTCTGGACCGTGCCTTTCTAGGTCCTATTGTGCTAGGCAATGGCAAGACAATTATG GGACAAACTGTGACTCCAGACAAGCTAGACAAAATGTACCCATTAGTGTATGCAGCAGATATGGTTGCCCCTGGCGTCCTCCAGAACGAAACCAA CCAATGCCTCCCAAATTCACTTTCTCCTGATAAGGTGAAGGGAAAGATAGTATTATGCATGAGAGGAGCTGGAATGAGAGTTGGAAAAGGCATGGAAGTGAAAAGAGCAGGAGGTGTTGGTTATATCTTAGGAAACAGCCCAGCAAACGGCAATGATGTATCTGTGGATGCTCATGTTCTTCCTGGAACTGCAGTCACCTCTGATCAAGCAATTGAAATTCTTAAATACATAAAGTCTACAGAGAATCCAACAGCTACCATTGGAAAGGCAAAGACAGTCTTGCATTACTCACCTGCACCTTCTATGGCTGCATTCTCTAGCAGAGGTCCGAACGTCATTGATCCTAATATTCTCAAG CCTGACATCTCAGCACCAGGAGTAAATATATTGGCAGCATGGAGTGGAGCATCACCTCCTACAAAATTATCAACTGACAATCGAACTGTTAAGTTTAATATTGACTCAGGAACTTCTATGGCTTGCCCTCATGTGGCTGCTGCAGCTGCACTTCTCAAAGCCATTCATCCTACATGGAGCAGTGCTGCTATAAGATCTGCCATCATGACCACAG CAtggatgaaaaataacaagGGTCAACCAATAACTGATCCATCCGGTGAGCCTGCGACTCCTTTTCAGTTTGGCTCAGGCCAGTTCCGGCCGGCAAAGGCAGCAGACCCTGGTCTAGTGTATGATGCAACATACAAGGACTATGTTCACTACCTTTGCAACTACGGACTCAAAGATATTGACCCAAAATACAAGTGTCCAACAGAATTAAGTCCAGCATACAATCTCAATTATCCATCAATAGCAATTCCAAGACTCAATGGCACTGTAACTATTAAGAGAAGTGTGAGAAATGTCGGTGCTAGCAACAGTGTCTACTTCTTCACTGCCAAGCCACCGATGGGATTCTCCGTAAAAGCTTCCCCGAGCATTTTGAACTTCAATCATGTTAACCAGAAGAAAAGCTTCACTATAAGAATTACAGCAAACCCTGAAATGGCAAAGAAGCATCAAAAGGATGAGTATGCCTTCGGCTGGTATACTTGGACCGATAGTTTCCATTATGTAAGAAGCCCTATTGCAGTGTCTTTAGcttaa
- the LOC8267212 gene encoding uncharacterized protein LOC8267212, which translates to MAEEFEESEVIFSEEHDKSSLCRNRETEYDDSCSRKGKKKKQKKSRSSGPVNIPSNMFQLTTDTDDQFDDELVPPHVIIGRRIEGKLMAFSLCSGNGRTLKGRDLSQVRNSILRLTGFLET; encoded by the coding sequence atggcGGAAGAGTTCGAAGAATCCGAGGTTATCTTCTCGGAGGAGCACGACAAGAGTAGCTTATGTCGGAACAGAGAGACGGAGTATGATGATAGCTGTAGTaggaagggaaagaaaaagaagcagaAGAAATCAAGGTCGTCTGGTCCGGTGAACATACCGAGCAATATGTTCCAGCTGACGACGGATACGGATGATCAGTTTGACGATGAATTAGTGCCGCCTCATGTCATTATTGGGAGAAGAATCGAAGGCAAATTAATGGCGTTTTCTCTTTGCTCTGGGAATGGAAGGACTTTAAAGGGCAGAGATTTGAGTCAAGTTAGGAATTCCATTCTCAGGCTGACTGGATTCTtagaaacataa